A segment of the Zingiber officinale cultivar Zhangliang chromosome 8B, Zo_v1.1, whole genome shotgun sequence genome:
GAGTTCGTCAAGCAGTTCGAGGCTGAGATGGCTGGCTCCCAGGTatgctatttttattttatcttctaaaaattttgaGAAGGTAAAAAATGTCAAAACGATTGTTCCTGTGCTCTATCTttatatttctttattattttcagAACCATCGATAGCTGGGAACTTCGTTTAGCAAATCATCAACTTTTTCAGTGAATGGAATTGCCACTTTCTTTACTTTATATTGTTTGGGTTGTTGTAGTGCTGTGATTTTCCTGCATCAACATTTGCTTAAACTTTGGTGCTCTTGTGATTTTCCTTCATCAACATGATAGTACTACTACTGATTACATATTTGAGAACTTGTCTGATGAATGAAACAACTAATTATAGGCTTGAAGGCTCATTTGATCCTATAATAAACTTCAAGTTGTCCCAGACCCACCCTCAAGTactagttttttttcttctttttcaaaacaCATTTTTTGtacttaggttttaatttttctattggaAACTATGATCTGATCCAATGGACCTTTTACCATCCTTAGTGGGATAACAAACTTGGCAACCTTGCCCATGAAGGCTTCACCACGAAGTCATTAGCTTTTTGATAAACTATTTCTGCATGGCATACGGCCAAGTAAATAATTGGCTCATCCAATTTTTATATTTACACGTTGAACTAGGGACTGAATGGCGATAATTCTGTCATACCCTGTATTTATAACGTATACTATCTGCTGTTTACATAGTAATTTTGATATCTACAGCATTCTACTTTTGTGGGTGGTGCAAGGAACTTACTACAGAAAATCTGTTATTCCCAACATTTGTGTTTTTTTCAATTATATTGTATATACTGTTTGAAGTATTGAAcccacaaaaaattaaaatcttatttTGAATGGTAATATTTGTGAAATCTTGAATTGCTAAACTCCAATTTTTACCCCACAAATGTCAAATTCTAATCAAGCACTCCTATTAGGATTCAAATTAATGAGTCAAAAGTAGTCCAACTTGTTAAATTTTTGTTTGTTTATAGTATCCATGACATGAAGAATAAGAATTACAACACAATGAATATGCTTTGATTTGATGTATAAATGATTTGAAAATGACATTTCTGTCTTCCAAAATTTAACATGCAGAGTAGGTGGaatataatgaaaagaaaaaagtgCTTAATGAGTTCAGGTTTAAATTAATTTGGTTTGGATTTATGTTAATTGAGTTTGGATTTAGATTTAATAAGATTTTAATCCAATTTCAACTTTGTGATTCAATTAGTCTCATCCTTGTCACGGCCAATGGGATTTCGTGCAACTATTTTCTAAATGTATCCTTTGATAGCAATATAGGTTTATTAGTCTTTAAATAACATTCCTTCTAAgttctaatatatatattttccctACTGTTTATTGGCTGTGATGTCCTTACACTCAGCTTGTGTCTTTTGTATAATAATAACTGATGTGGAATCTAATGACCTGATACAGATCGTCTTTCTCCATTATACAGGATGTGGAATCTATAGTTGAAACTATGATGCAGCAGCTTTTGTCCAAAGAAATTCTCCATGATCCCATGAAGGAGATTGGAGAAAGATATCCAAAGTGGTTGGAAGAGCACAAAGATGTTCTGAACAAGCAAGATTATGATCGTTATAGGCACCAATATGAGCTTATATTGAAGTTAAATGAGGTTTATGATAATGAACCTGAAAACTTCTCCAAAATTGTTGATCTCATGCAAAAAATGCAGGAATGTGGTCAACCTCCAAGTGATATTGTTCAAGAACTTGCTCCTGATCTTGATCTAAGCAACCTTGGCCAGTTGTGAGTATTCCAGTTTACCTGTTTGTTTTCCTACCTAGGTTTGCTAGTATCTACTTCCGTGATGTACTCCATGACCATATGTTGAACTTGGAGAACTGAATGATCTGAAATTTATAGGCCATAGAGCATTTTACTGCTTCAGAGGTGTATATGATGCACACATGTTCACGCACATGCTCATACACTCATATTGCATGTTTAAATGTGgataatttattttattgttcttACACATCAAGGATTTGACGGAACATTTGCAATCTGGCATATTTCTAAAGTAATCTAGTTTTTTCCTGATATGATTAAATTCCACAAGGAAACCAGGGATGATCATATGCTAGCAGCATCCTGAGATCGAGTGCTAGATTTAGGTAACATTTCAGAAGTCTTCTTGAAGATCTAACTTGATATGCCATCTTTTCATGTTTCTAACCTCTTGGAACTGATTACTCTTCAAGATTATTGCCACTTAAAGCTTTAAAAAGCCTAGCTTCAACTTGCACATTTAGTGTACCTGTAAGATCGATCCTTTAAACCTATGAGTCTTCTCTGCGTACTAGATATACAGCTGTCAACTTCATGTTTTATCAATTTCCATGATTGTATTGCAGAATTAGTGGACACAATCTCTCATCTTATTTAGTAAACAAGCTTATGAAACAAATCccatttctttgaattttttacaattttcaaGCAAACTTATCATTCCATATGGCTTAAACGTGATTATAATTTGCATCCTTCTTGATTGTTACTACTGCAGATCCCCTGATCAAATAGATGCTGCAGCCAACTGTTCTATAATGTGAGGACGTTATACTCTGGAAAGATGAGCTTGGTTCTCCTTCCActcatatatttaatattaactTTTCCGTTTTAATCAGCTTTTCTCCATTTTCTTCATATCCATTTTTTGTTTGTGCAATACTAGAAACTATTAAAATTCATCCGAGTTTTTTTTGTAGAATTGTAGTTAAGTTTATCTGTCCTCTGCTGGTTGACCAATTATTGTTTCTGTTCGTAGTAAATATTTCTTCACTGATTCATCCAGACAACTTTTTATTATTCGATTTTGTTTCTGTAGTATCCATTTAAGTTGCCCTCGTCTCTAAGTTTGAGCAGTGAttgtgaattaattgaattatttttcgttattaaaatagaataaattgaagaaaaaaaagattttttattcACGTACGTCGATTATTATTTCATATGCATGCAGCTACATCGTGCAGCAGGGACTGCACTGCCATCTTCCAGCTACCGGCGAGTCCCTTCACTTGCAAATGAAGCCGGCGGGCACCTTCTTGCCGCAGTAGTTGAGAAGCAAGCTAAGGCTGACCGGCAGGTTATGCCGGATCCCCAGCACATTTGCCCTCAGCGCAGTGCACAGGCAGACCGCCGCCTCCAGGTCCACCAGCCTCCTCAGCAACCCGCAGCACGGCATCCCCGGCTGCTTCCCCAGCGTCACATTCAGCAAGCCCTCGAGCACGTCGGTGCAGACCCCCAGCTTGAGGGTGTCCATCGGGCATGTCCCCACTGCCGGAGGCGGCGGAGGCACCTTGATGTCGCAGTTGTCGGTGCACGCAGCAATAAGGCTGAAGGAGACAAGGCTCAGGGCGAGGAACAGAGCAAGCGAAGCAGAGCACTTGAGACCTGCCATGGCTGATCAGATCCTTCCTCACGAGCTAGCCGCTGCTTCTGTGGTAACCCACGGCAGCTGAATCGGGCATTTATAGGAGGAGATCGGTTGATGCATGCAGCGCATGTGGACTTGCTGACGGCAATATATTTAAGCTTCGGGTTTGGACTCTGCCTCGCCGCTTGTAGAGGAAGGCATTTGACCGGCGAGCTAATTAACTCAGATGCAGCGGTTGCAACGCTCGCTTTGCGTCATCAGCTCAGAGGTGATGA
Coding sequences within it:
- the LOC122016933 gene encoding peroxisome biogenesis protein 19-2-like gives rise to the protein MGGLSSADDLDQLLDSVLDDFSQIDLTPSQRSDRNTDGRVGKGASPSSSSSSPQVKGLGMGLPDPGARRKGKQRIPPKGSHASEALEKLTQETREAVRGLESATRTTNIPEGANAEMVEEFVKQFEAEMAGSQDVESIVETMMQQLLSKEILHDPMKEIGERYPKWLEEHKDVLNKQDYDRYRHQYELILKLNEVYDNEPENFSKIVDLMQKMQECGQPPSDIVQELAPDLDLSNLGQLSPDQIDAAANCSIM
- the LOC122016934 gene encoding 14 kDa proline-rich protein DC2.15-like, which produces MAGLKCSASLALFLALSLVSFSLIAACTDNCDIKVPPPPPAVGTCPMDTLKLGVCTDVLEGLLNVTLGKQPGMPCCGLLRRLVDLEAAVCLCTALRANVLGIRHNLPVSLSLLLNYCGKKVPAGFICK